The following coding sequences are from one Bacillota bacterium window:
- a CDS encoding DUF2283 domain-containing protein, with amino-acid sequence MAEAMSYIKLAETVSQAVVRSGLPLLRASYDPVGDVLYVHFTEQPVAADDSEFVGDDIVVRYRGSEVVGVTILNASKR; translated from the coding sequence ATGGCCGAAGCAATGAGCTATATTAAGCTTGCCGAAACGGTATCGCAAGCGGTCGTAAGATCCGGCCTTCCCCTCCTGCGGGCATCCTACGACCCGGTAGGAGACGTTCTGTATGTGCACTTCACCGAGCAGCCGGTTGCTGCTGACGACAGCGAATTCGTTGGGGACGACATCGTGGTGCGCTACCGGGGAAGCGAAGTCGTTGGTGTGACCATTTTGAACGCGAGCAAGCGGTAA
- a CDS encoding nucleotidyltransferase domain-containing protein: MARLRKIGVRLMISGLNPLRETDKKAVMEFCTLLRRKLKDNLRQIRLFGSKARGDDDPESDIDILLLVEKRDPVVEDQIIDIAYEVSLGSIHRNTAA, translated from the coding sequence GTGGCCCGGCTGAGAAAAATCGGGGTGAGGCTTATGATTTCCGGCTTGAATCCTTTGCGGGAAACCGACAAAAAGGCTGTCATGGAGTTCTGCACCCTCCTCCGGAGGAAGCTGAAAGACAACTTGCGGCAGATCAGATTATTTGGCTCTAAGGCCAGGGGAGATGATGACCCTGAGTCGGATATTGACATCCTGCTGCTTGTGGAAAAACGAGATCCTGTTGTAGAAGATCAAATTATTGACATCGCCTATGAAGTAAGTTTGGGCTCGATTCATCGAAACACAGCGGCGTAA
- a CDS encoding HEPN domain-containing protein encodes MEKPLPSKAFKLRSEGDYQDFKSFTREEVEKLLRDVTELVTEIEKAIHDAVY; translated from the coding sequence ATGGAAAAACCCTTACCAAGCAAGGCCTTTAAACTGCGGAGCGAAGGTGATTACCAGGACTTTAAGAGCTTTACCAGGGAGGAAGTAGAGAAGCTGTTACGCGATGTAACAGAACTGGTAACAGAAATTGAAAAAGCCATTCATGATGCTGTTTATTAA